The Biomphalaria glabrata chromosome 6, xgBioGlab47.1, whole genome shotgun sequence genomic interval gtctttgtgacagtgaagtattaccatgcCAGCAGGTGAtagcaaagttaattagaatgctgatggttgctgtatagaaaagttaaataattattttgtaaattttaaattttcttctaAAATCCATTTCAAATAGCACAATTTTATGTTTCACAATATTAATtaggataataaaaaaaataaccttgcTATTGAAAGAAACTTGTCAACATGGTTTCATAGTAGACCACACACAAACAGTATGAGATGTACAACAAGGGCTATAGgcccatacaaaaaaaaattgccaataaaataaaaattttcttaTAAATTTGCTATCAAACTTAAtaagtttaaataaataatatttgactaatactaaaatgtttaattaaaagatttgtaatgcattaattatttatacaaaaaatgtttgaactTTCAGTCAAGTGACTGAACAACTAGATTTATGTAATAGAGATTGCTTTGAGAGCAATATGTGattaattgttattgtttgagATCTTACTGGTagtaattactttaaaaatagtatttatttagCTTTTGACAATTTGTATTAAATAGATCAGAAAACAATAACATACATTCAAGCTGACTATATAAATTTATTCCATTTACAGCATCACATTCATAAAAGCATTTGCACCACACACCATTGAAACTCAGGAATTGTATGGAACCATGAGCTTTGCTGGTGTAACTGCAAAAGCAGGAtggtatttttgtgtgtgtatgtaatgaGGCTGGATCAGTTTTATGCTTAGGTActagttttaaacaaatctaccAGTATATCTGTGATATTATCTGTTAATGCCTCTATCTCATTGAGGTTGTATTTGTTGAGCAGATTTTTCTCTAATATTCTTTTCTGAATATGATCCTTTGGAGTTTCTTCATTGTTTTCTGAGAATACACCAATCAGAGAGttagaagacattttttctaCAATGGGTTGGTTATTTGATTTTTTCAAAATGACTTTTTTGGACAGTTCAAGTTCTCTTTTTCTTAGTGCTTCTAAATTCTGGACAGTAGGGTAAGTTGCTTTGTGATTGGTGAATGGTCCTGTGTCTTGTCTATTGGTGAATGTCCCCCACAGAATCAAGTTCCAAGAGAAGACAACAGCTACAGAGTCCAGGGCTTTGTTTATATGAACATCTCTACTTGAAGTTTGTTTTATCTTTGAATCTCTGCAAAGGCACAATgtataagtataaataaaataaatataatagattCATAATTCACCTATATTGGGCTTCATGTACTATaccaataatttaaaaaaattaaagggatTAACCTAGTATTGCAGCATGTCTAAACTGTACATATCAATGGTAAAATTAAACTTCTCTTAGCCTTAAAGTAGGGGTTAGACGATCATGTGATCACTTACCTTGTGTAGGAAGAGCTTGTAGTGCTGTGAATGTCAATGCTCCAATCACCAACAGGGTTTTCATCCCAGTGGTGTACTGTCATAAAGGTATATTCCCAATCTCCATGGAATGAATCCTTAGGTCGAGGTGCCAGTAAGACTGACCTGGATGGCAAAAGATATCAGGAATTACTTTTGAAAAagctcaaaatatcaaaataaacaaacatccACAAGTTTGCTCTTAAAGAATACCTGGTCATTTCACAAAGTACCAGTACCTATTTATCATTAATGAACACTAACAATAGCAGGACTAAACATATGAATATACCGGTACTGGAATTCAGATCTGTGCCATTTTAATGTAAATCTAATGCTATAAACTTGAgatttgattgaaaaaaaaactaacctaGTTAATGAAGGGGAGGTAAGTGATATCATTATGCCCCCTCTGTCTTCTGTATACATCTTGATGTAGACTTGCACATGCTCAATACTATCTATTCTGTTTAGCTTCTCTGATTGACATCCATCTACAGTTATCACCTCCTGTATGTTGCTTAGTTTGCTTAATCTCCTGTTACAAAAATGTTGCTATAATTTTCATAAAACTTATTATATTAACACTTTTGATTTTTGACTTTATATTAAATGTGATTTCATATTAAATGTATCTAGAAAGCAATGCCATCCTCCGTTTTAATGTGATTCAAATCTTATTTATAAGAGATACTTTGAAATTAAGATAGCATAAGTTTACATACATTCTCTACTGCATTACATAAATTAAAACCCTTCCTCTACCCAACCAATCAAAAGAAAAAGGTGTTTGCCTCTGTTAATTTCACAAACTTCAGATAGTAAAAGTGATGGTATTGGATGACATAAATACAGTACTGCTAGCTTAATGTAGACCTATACATTATATATGatatttagaaaattaaatgtagtgcCTTATTGATATCAAACTGTATTCACTGATCTAATCTCTTCACATAAGATTACAGGGGTAATTTCTATTTAGATAAGCTCAAACTCAAAAATACTTCTAACTTCTCATCTCTTTACTAGTGTTTTGAAGGCATTTATGCTCATGCTATGATGACTTGCTACaatttatgtaatttaaaaatagacaGTGTTGCCAAACTTTATGCAGGGAGACAGTATTGCCAAACTTTATGCAAAGTTCTTAAACATGACAGGTTTTGAGAACCAGTAATAATTTTCATGAACCAGTAATTAACTAGCACATTTTTCTGAAAGTTAGTTTAACCTAACCTAACCTGATAATGTTAAGGTAACGAACATGTTTGTTAACCTGTTAACAATCTTAGGTGAAGCAAGCTGACATAATTTTCGTTGAGGTACTGCCTTCCAAGTCTGAGCCAGATGGACCATTTGGCCACAATCCATCAAACCAAAGCCAAACTGAGGACTAACATGGTGACCAGCTCCATTGATAATCCAGCTGTCATCAGCTGAAGGGATGCGAGCCGCTCTCACTGTAATGTGTTGTATATCTCTCCATGTCAAGTTGCGACTGAGATATATGATGATTAAGTCAATTTGAGTAATGGTAAAGTGCTTTGTTTGATCCTTAATGGATAAGCCTACTAATTAATACATTGTGACCCTATCTTTACATTTTAACACTTCCTAAACcgtactttaattttaaaatccttttaaatGGTTTTACTTCTTTGAATAATTTATATTGACACAAAAATTTAATTCTGAAACATAAAAAGTTAAAGGTTACATTACAAATTGTACTGattagttaataataatattatacagttacaaaaataagaataaaaataaatagaataaaaataagACTGTTCAAATTTAGCTTAATGAGCCCATCACTTTACTGGACAGTAAGAGTTAATTTGTACCCctatcttacaaaaaaaaaagtttcctctAAAGATTACGATCAACATAATGAAGGCCTACAACTCTCCACTTACTTTGCTTGTAAGACATTAGCTATGCAGCCAGCAGCTAATGGGGCAGCActagatgttccttcaaatgtTTCTAAACAACCATTATTGATGTCTGTAGTGATCTTTTATAAAGCATTAAAATGTGTGctgtgtttttaatttaattcataTTAACGTTAACaggaaatagatttttttttcatatagcaTCAGTCATGTGAAAAGTCATTATctaaatatattctttaaaattgaatttaaaatacacactaaataaattactaattttgtaaaagataatataatcttcaataaataaacataatttaaaaataaaacataattttaaaaaaaaaaaaaaactgaccacTTTGGACTTGTTTTGTCCATCCATAATGTCCACTCCACTAGGCACAACAACTAAAATGGCTGTACAATTCTCAGAATAAAAAGAGCTTTTACCTCTGTTATTGACAGACCCCACTGCAAGGGTTTCTGGACGTGACACATAGCCATCAGCATTGCAGTTGTCTAAATGAAGGCCCCCATTACCTGTAGCCCATACAAATATAGAGCCAAGACCTTGACGAccctaaatataaataaaaaaaaagaaagcttcaAGCTTATACAAAACCTCTTAAGATTAAATGGAATCAGAATAGCACCTAATATCCAAACATAGACATAAGAAGACGTGGAAAGTTTACATGATCAACACCATATTGAAATGCTTGAACAGTTAAATGACCAGGTCCAGCCATTACTGCCCCATCATCACTGGGCCCCCATGATGCACTATAGATGTCAATATAATCATGTTTGAAGGTGAGAGCCTCAGCCTCTAAGCCATCAGTGATAATGCCGTCCAATAAACGCACACCTGAGGAGCATGTGAAAAATTCATTGAAGTTGTGGACATTATTAAGGTACCGGTACTCTGAAGAAGTAGGCTAATTCCCTCAAAGGCCAATAACTCAGTTAAAATATAATCCACAAACAGTTTACTAAATAAAAGGGATATGCGTGGCCAATATAACATACATATTTCTTCCCACTATAGCTTAAAAAACTTAGAATTGAATTGTCTTTGAGTGACATTCCAATTCTACAAAAGATAAAAATGTTGAATGTGATAATTCTGTAGTTCAATAGCCAAGCTTTGAACAAGTCAGTGCCACTAGTGAAACTTGAAGGGGTCTTTGGTTTGTTAAACCAGCTACTGGCGAGGTGGGCAGTATAATATCCATATAATTTAAAACTGCAACTGTAGATTATAACTAGTATGTGTCTTCTCTAGTGCTGTACACGTTAGTCTGCAGTTAgagcgtggaatgggttgcctgaatcagccaggaaaacaaatgacttagcagtgtttaagtcattgattgacaTGCAAGACTATACCAAGAAAAAAGAACAGGAACTGAACTcactataaaattaaaagcatgTATATTAGGCCTACCAGTATTTAGAGATATTTTAATATCATTATACTATAAGCACACTACACCAAAATCTGACTTCATTAAGGAACGTAATTCTCGTAAACTTAAAGTCATAGATGTTGCCTCCTTCAAAATGGACGTTAACTCTTTGCTGTTGCAGCAGAGCAACACAGGCGTTCTCGGCAATTACAattcttgcttgaaaaagttgctggatagccatgcacctcttgtcactcgtacagtctcagttaggccatctgcaccatggatgacggaagacataaagactgccaaacttattcgccgacgtgccgaacgtacatttcaaaagacaagtctgacgatacatcgacaaatGTACATCgtagaaaaaaacaatggtTAACCGAATGATAAGAGATgcaaaagctagtcatattcgacaaaaaaatcgaaacttctgattcttcaaaggagctatttAGGATCACCGCTGAAACGTTAGGGGGGAAACtaacgaacgtttgccgtcatctatcccagTATCTGAACTCCCTGATTCCTTCTatagattcttcattggcaAGATTGAGCAGATcagaaatgacatgccatccctctcatcacagcttgaccactctccaatctttcaaaattctcctttttgcgagtttcagcgggtatctgaagattatgtcaaaagtactattttaaagatgccaaataagtcatcTGCACCATGGATGAATGCCGCACGAATAGTCCTTAGacaaaacaagacgagattctgctactacgctcttgcgcgagaatcgattacaaggtcgccacacgtTGTCATcagtaggccctatatatatatatataacaatgagatgcccttgtaccttagcgaactgactactccatatgtcccccagagagccttGCGCTCAacggactcaacgcttttagtggtgccacgtttctccctcaaaagctatggtctgcgggctttttcagtgcacgaaCCAAAGGTTtgtgttctgttgtcacagattaataataaattactgtagactttactaattaataatgataataacgagactgtctttatcaaggtagacatatataactaacttttatttccgtccgatcctttgctttcgcacaaaacaaaaacaacaaacaatgacgtaatatcatataatattagcacatccttgtttttgaagctattatcacatcattccttttaaagttcttaagacttatatttacaaggaattttgacaactcgaccacttctggttgtcttgacctgcacaacaagttctctagatgttggtttataattgtctgtttcgtttgttctaacagtttgctgttcattgtcttcgtcggtATCATAATatccagagatgtcttcttcgtagctcttgtttaaaaaccgttgatttcgtctgtatgttttcccatcatttgtctttatgatgtaagatctgggtgatggatgtttcttaatgacgactgctttctgccatgtttgtcctagacgaactctcaccttctccccgacagagtaatctttaggtagtcttgcttttgcatcgtatttcactttgcttttcctctgtcgttcgttgagtaatgtctctgcattttcagctaccgatggtttcaatagtttgggatcagttggaatgatgtccctgagtcttctactcatcagcagttgtgatggcgaataaagcagtccgcttatcggagtatttctatattcgagcatagcgagatatggatctttcccacttttgtatgctttgttgaatacctgctttacgataccaacatacacctcactttgtccatttgattgagggtacctgggacttgatgttgttatctGTTTATGGTCGCCACTGAAAAGAATACGAAGCCCTagccagtgaagaaagctttattgttacacctgatcggtgaacccgctcgagacatttacaatacttttcaagtatgtgaagatgagactgtggacaaagtaattgaaaggtTTGAGAATAATTTTTTGCCTAAGTCCAACACTGCgtatgacagatttaaattcttttcaagaaagcaGAAAGACGGAGAAATGTTTGAACAGTATTATACTGATTTAAAGAATTAggcaaaagaatgcaagtttgacaaccttcgagatgaactcatcagagatcgattggtatgtggcatacagtcggatcgaatgagagagacttctgagagatgtagacttaactttagagaaagcagcaagcataattcgtgctgacgagcatacccagaaccaaatgatagatatgaaaggactacatttggatgctgctaataaattaaagaagacagaagatagaaagccagtcaaaacctcacagggaaaaatggcaaagaatcatgtaacaagtttcattagagattgcagatTCTTGTGGTGGATCTCATGGACAATACAATTGCCCAGCATTCGGACAGACCtgccgaaaatgtaaaaagagaaatcatttcgctgtaaaatgtcgttcgaaacacttcaaggctgttgattcactggaagatgaaagtcaggcaagccaagtaaatgagttgtggattgaggcaattggtactgacaacaatgtcaaagtttggatggttgatgtcaatattatgggaaaaatagtcaaaatgaagattgacacaggaGCACAAGCTAATGTGATATCAGAGTCAACTTGGAACACTTTAGAAACTGATAGTCAGTTAAAGCATTCAACCACTACCCTAAGAGCATTAGGGGATTAAGCATTAGAACTGAAGGGAGTTGCATCGGTCACATTTAAAGTCGGCGATGTAGAAGTTAAAGATGATCTGTACGTgatcaagaaaagtataaatcctatactaggtctgaagacatctattgctttaaaactaattgaggcaaagagaaatgtcgaagtacacgatgtcaagcaacaaaatgaagttccacaagtgttgatgaaaaaaatataagcaagtattcgaaggactcggtacatacaaaatgaagtatcaCATTAAACTGACGTCAGATGCAAAACCAGTTATTCAATGTGCGCGCAGAGTTGCACCATCACTCTATGAAGAACTGAAAAGAAAACTCACACAAATGCAACTAGAAGATCACAGAAGTTGatgaaccaacagaatgggttcataacttggttatagcaaagaagaaagataattctttgaggttgtgtttagatccccgagaactgaacaaatatataatgagagaacatttcactataccaacatttgatcaaatcaatagttcactgggagcagcaaaagtgtttagtatacttgcttaagaggatgcatattggcaagtggagttggatgaaccaagctcttatttatgtacattcaatactccgtttggaagatacagatccttgagaatgccttttggtatatcctcagctagtgaagtattacagaaacgtgcttatcaagtattcggagacatcccaggtgtacatatcatgtcagatgacatgctgattgcagcaaaagatgaaaaagaacatgatcaaatttttgaaaatgttctggagagagctagaaagaacaatgtaaagttcaacaagaacaagatacaatataaactttctggtgttaattatcttggaagacaaattggagcagatggtattcgtccagatccagttaaaatcaaagcaataatggagatgccagcaccaacagatcgaacaggaattcaaagacttctagggatgttgaactttctgtcaagtttcattccaaacatgtcaacaattaccagtccattgcgtgaattgctaaagaaagatgtattgtggcagtggaatgcagagcaagaaaatgctttccaactaataaagaaaacacttagtgaagctccagttcttcaattgtttaaccctgaaaaaccagttactattcagtgtgacgcactggcggatccagggggggggcggtaggggcgatcgcccccccccctttagtataggattcacacaatttgtatttgtttattatttatgttaaaaatatatactaattatttatatttcaatctatttttagattatttcgcccccccccctttctagtatgttagccgatttggtggggtcggcagggggcgatggtatcaatccccccctctaaactttcgagtggggggggcggtccaatttatttgtagaaatcacagcttgctaacaaaatcaattaaatatcctTATGATTAACATTtataattgatattttaaccaatctttatattatgtcgttccctgtttgccgattggtggcggggggggggggggcgaatacctttactgcccttcccaccttaaccctttgagtgggggggcggtccgtttttatggagaaatcgtagtttgtgaacaaaatgagttcaattaatatatacattttatattatgtcgctccctttctggtattttggccgattcggtggggggtgggggggcaattggatgtactgccctccccactctagccctctgagtgctgagGGGTGGTccgatttttgtggagaatcatagtttgtgaacaaaattagtttaatatctatataatataaactacgtattgatatgtgacccattgtatattatgtcgtaccacactctaatctcaaattgtatcattagtaaatttaaatgaaaaagggttgtaccaggtgggaggggcgacacatgcaatcgcatttcccccatcggacaaatcaatagtTTTTccttttgtattatagttatgaaattacaaaattataaaaaatctgtcactaatataatttatatatactataaattaaattcttatatcgagtctccccacccctattctttaatgccaaatgcaatctttatcagaaattattaaagaagcgaggattaatcattttcactctaccgccccttccCTTTCCAGacaaagtttatgtaatttcacatgaagttatcaattattttaagaaagacttttctttggaaaagttagaattcaaacgaaaattttcagtataagagtcacgattgagatgagttctaaacccagataatcttttccttgtcgccttttcccaacctttactcaatctgatatttttctagttaaataaatttgggactacaactcacaatttatacttaaattttcttgaatactatttatcgaataatttttttttcggcggcgatcctcaaagcaaaaacctaaatatgtggggtatcctatcttttcaaggaacaaatcggttttatttgcaatgtattatgggcctataaattcatattagaatatttttcaagtacaacatttttcgaaaggtccttttttaataatatgaataatGAACTTAAGGTcaacttcgccccgaaccccccaagagaaccttatagctctgacccagttgttttgtttttcgccgaaggttgagaaatgatatatatatatatatatatatatatatatatatatatatatatatatatatatatgtgtgtgtgtgtgtgtgtgtgtttgtttgtgtgtttgtgtgtgtgtacgcacgtttatgcatagggttaggatttactgggcgttagggttagggtttggaaaaaaatcgccccccccactccaaagttctggatccgctagtggtgtgacgcttcttctaaagggttgggagcatgtttaatgcaagaagacaaaccagttgcgtatacgtcaagatcattgacagaaacagagtgcagatatgcacaaatagaaaaggaaatgttagctatagtgtttgcagctgaacattttcaccattatatttttggaagagctgtgactgtacaatcagatcacaaacctttgcaaACTATTGTGACGAAGCCTTTACACAAGATTTCACCAAGACTtcagttgatgatgttaagactgctgagatatcaattaacagtaacttacactccaggtttaaaaatgcaaatagctgatacgtTATCGCGTGCGTACATCAATGGTCAAGAACAATACAATTCAAATGATGATATGGTTATGAGAATTCATAGCGCAACAGCACAGTttccgggaagtgatcagaagattattgaaattagaaggaaaactgaatctgatgctaaattaaaacttgtaattaattatgtcagagaaggttggccaaagataaaaaaactcaagttcatgaaacagtgaaagtgtattggtcatttaaagacagtattcatgaagagaatggaatattgttttatgagaatAGAATTATAATTTcttcaagtatgagaaatgaaattctcgacaagttgcacataggtcattttggtcttgagaaaaccagattgaaggcaaaacagagtgtgttttggccaggattgtccaaagatattttttcgacaataatgaaatgcgcaacatgtgcaacgttcaaaagaaataatgtgaaggaaaaattgctacctcatgctgtaccagacagaccatggaaaaaggttgcgacagatttgtttgaatggcgaaacaatgacgtaatatcatataatattaggacatccttccttttgaagctattatcacagtttggaactcactccccattgatctaagacagacaacatgctacaccacttttaagaagaacattaagacctgtttaaaacttttttagattaattgtcatttttgccgtcatgtttgtgtttgtaatgttattacagcgccttgagcctacattttgtttgttaacagcgctttataaataaaattattattatttttaattggtGTATAGTGTATATTGTACATACcataatatatattgtttattactaagaaaccaaaaatagattgcttcaatgatttccgcccagtagcactaacacctattgttatgaaatgttttgaaaaatatatccttaaacaacttgtagcaaaagtcaataacagcctagaccctcaccaatttgcatacaaagcagctagaggaactgaggatgccattcttagattctattgcttttggaccagctttataagcatctcgatatacccaaaacatatgcacgagtcctcttcgtagatttctcctcggctttcaataccatacagccacatctaatgataaacaaactgagtaacttaaatgtaagcccttacttgcaagcatgggttctaaactttttaacccaacggccccagtatgttaaagtcaacaacaccaaatcgtcaactcgagtactatgtacgggtgctccacaaggttgtgtactttctcctgtgctatacactctttacactaatgacataagaagcatctatgactcagttaaactcattaaattcgctgatgatactgccatagtcggtcttatttcaggagacgaaactcagtatcgaagctcgatagaagagtttacaaactggtgcaccgacaactttctagaactgaatgtaacaaaaactaaagaacttataatagattttagaaagaaaaaacaaactatacgtgaactgcaaataaacactacatctatagaacaagtaaaggcatataaatatctaggcattatcatcaacaacaagctttcatgggaagaccaccttggaactctgacaaagaaaacagcccagcgactcttttttctatacaaactcaacagttttaaattaaataagaagatccttgagacattttacggcgcgactgtacaaaatctgctaacatacagaataagttgttggcaaggcaacgcctcatctaaactgttgcaacgtctagaaaacatcattaaaaaagcatcaaaaattacactcacaacattaccacatttaaaggaactttttgaacaaacgtgcctaagaaaaatcgaaaaaatcttgaaagacaacggccacccgctccatcagaactacgccaggtcgtcgcgaagtgggcgactgctgtcaatcaaaacaagaacggagcggtacaaaaactcgttcgtacctcactcggtcagactctatcaccgccactcattgatcagggaacatgaaatgcaccaagatacctgtgtgtagtcgctgaatgaactctttatgttgtctgttgtatttatgtgtatttttctgttgtgttgtctttatatgagaaacgagtccttgtaatcacaacaaatttccgtaaggatca includes:
- the LOC106070600 gene encoding PC3-like endoprotease variant B isoform X2; amino-acid sequence: MLLMLSGIISILPVLLPSAAAEHIFLNQFAVQLKHGDKANAEDIAREYGFLVKAEIASIAAYIFEHQSVPPRSKRSSEQHINLLRQDTRIQHVQQEVVLHRVKRHPPARETSRHVAHRDVDIPSRANISFSDPKFKNMWYLVNEGSDGDIDMNIAVVWEKGFTGKGIVVSILDDGIDYTHPDLANNYDPKASTDLNDRTDLFHDPMPNKSDIDNSHGTRCAGEVAAAANNGICGVGVAFEANIAGVRLLDGIITDGLEAEALTFKHDYIDIYSASWGPSDDGAVMAGPGHLTVQAFQYGVDHGRQGLGSIFVWATGNGGLHLDNCNADGYVSRPETLAVGSVNNRETFEGTSSAAPLAAGCIANVLQANRNLTWRDIQHITVRAARIPSADDSWIINGAGHHVSPQFGFGLMDCGQMVHLAQTWKAVPQRKLCQLASPKIVNRRLSKLSNIQEVITVDGCQSEKLNRIDSIEHVQVYIKMYTEDRGGIMISLTSPSLTRSVLLAPRPKDSFHGDWEYTFMTVHHWDENPVGDWSIDIHSTTSSSYTRDSKIKQTSSRDVHINKALDSVAVVFSWNLILWGTFTNRQDTGPFTNHKATYPTVQNLEALRKRELELSKKVILKKSNNQPIVEKMSSNSLIGVFSENNEETPKDHIQKRILEKNLLNKYNLNEIEALTDNITDILVDLFKTST
- the LOC106070600 gene encoding PC3-like endoprotease variant B isoform X1, whose amino-acid sequence is MLLMLSGIISILPVLLPSAAAEHIFLNQFAVQLKHGDKANAEDIAREYGFLVKAEIASIAAYIFEHQSVPPRSKRSSEQHINLLRQDTRIQHVQQEVVLHRVKRHPPARETSRHVAHRDVDIPSRANISFSDPKFKNMWYLVNEGSDGDIDMNIAVVWEKGFTGKGIVVSILDDGIDYTHPDLANNYDPKASTDLNDRTDLFHDPMPNKSDIDNSHGTRCAGEVAAAANNGICGVGVAFEANIAGVRLLDGIITDGLEAEALTFKHDYIDIYSASWGPSDDGAVMAGPGHLTVQAFQYGVDHGRQGLGSIFVWATGNGGLHLDNCNADGYVSRPETLAVGSVNNRGKSSFYSENCTAILVVVPSGVDIMDGQNKSKVITTDINNGCLETFEGTSSAAPLAAGCIANVLQANRNLTWRDIQHITVRAARIPSADDSWIINGAGHHVSPQFGFGLMDCGQMVHLAQTWKAVPQRKLCQLASPKIVNRRLSKLSNIQEVITVDGCQSEKLNRIDSIEHVQVYIKMYTEDRGGIMISLTSPSLTRSVLLAPRPKDSFHGDWEYTFMTVHHWDENPVGDWSIDIHSTTSSSYTRDSKIKQTSSRDVHINKALDSVAVVFSWNLILWGTFTNRQDTGPFTNHKATYPTVQNLEALRKRELELSKKVILKKSNNQPIVEKMSSNSLIGVFSENNEETPKDHIQKRILEKNLLNKYNLNEIEALTDNITDILVDLFKTST